From the Fibrobacter succinogenes genome, the window TGCGAATCAGTGGTAATCAAACGATTTAAATATTCATCTTTGATTGGCGGGAACTTGTGTTCAGATTTTCCGAATAGTGCGAACAGCTTGCAGAAAATGTAGGCGAGCATGCTTGAACATCCGCCTTCGAAGGAATTCTGCCCGCTTTTAAGTCGCTCGATTGCTTTGGGGTGCAAAATCACTTTTGCATTTGTAATGGCAAGAACTTTGTTCAGAAATCCTGCGTGATCGTCGTGCGCATGTGTCAAAAAAATGAATTTAATTTCGCTCGGCTGTATATTGAGCTTTTTTAGGTTTCTTTGAAAACGCGAAAAACCGTTCTCGTATCCGGTGTCGATGAGAATGTACCCTTCATCAATTGCAAAAAGATAATTGTTGACGACCCGATTGCCAATATTGTAAATGGTCATGCAAGAAATATAGTTATATAATAGCCCAGGGCTATCAGTGGACTAATTCACAAACTGCCAGGTATCGAACAGCACATCACCCTTTATAATCAGATAGACCGTGTGGACGCCGCTTGAGATGTTGCCGCACTTCGCCTCCTGTTCCTGCCAGTCACTGCCAGCGCTGTTGATTGAGGCTACGTTCGCGCCATCTCGCTTGTCAAGACGGAGCGTTACCGAGCCCTTGCCTTTCACCAGGGCCTTCAGCGTTTTTGCGCTGCTGAAATTCACATTGCGAACTTCGATGACGCCTTCTGTAGGTGCCGGGCCATCCTTGCTGGGAGTACCGACGGAAGCCACCATGTGGCCGGGTTCCTCCGTTGGCACGTAGCGAATGCCCAGGGTTGCGGCAGCCGTAGAAGCCTGCTGCACGGAATAGGGGTCAAGATTCTTGATGGCCTTTACACCCTTGTAGGTCGGTTTCGCTTCCTTGATAACGACATTTGCTTCGTCCACTTCAATTTCGTCAACCAGAATGCTGCGGAAACCGCCGTGGGAACCTATAGAAGCCTCTAGAATAGCCGCCTGGTAGAATATGTACCACTTGTCCTGATACTTATGGAGATGAGTGTGATTGTTGCCGTAGGTCATGCCATTCTCACCCATGTTCTTGAAGTAGTTCCCGCCGTAGGTCCAGGAATCAGGATTCAGGGGCTCGGTGCTGGTGAAGTAGTTCATGCTGCAGGCCGTCGGAGCCTCGCCATCCCATTCCCAAGGAGTATGGTCGTTCCAGTCGTTGTTGAAAGTATATACGTACTTGCCGTTGATATAATTGAGTTCATTTGCCTCAAAGTGGAACGGGGACGGAAGTTTCACCGGATCCCCGTCAAGGGAATGCAAGTCCGGATTGAGCTTGGCAATCCAGCCCTGCCCATTACCGAACGAAATCCAGCCATCGCCGTTGTCGTCAATTACGGCACCCGGATCAAATATGGAGCCGCTGCCTTTTACAACAGGATTGTCGCCATCGATAAGGCTCTTGCTCAAAGGAGATGTCCACGGACCCACCGGAGACTTCGCCTGGATAACGCCGGTGCCAAAGCCGCTATTGGAGAAATAGAGGGAGAAAAGCGTGCTGCCATCGGCCTGTTCCTTGCTAATGATGCTGGGTGCCCACGAAGCCATAATCCATGGAGCCACTTCACCGACAGGAATCAGTCCGTGATAAGTCCAGTTGACCATATCGTCAGTGGACATCATTACCAGCGTCTTGATTTTCTCGTAAGTATTGCTGACACCTTCTTCGTACTGCTGATGGTCGTTGGTGCCATAGACATAGAGACGCCCCTTGTACTCAATGGCCGTCGGGTCCGCACAGTACTGGAAATCCAATATAGGATTGGCATTGTCCAAGCCTAATTTTGGGGACTTTACAGGCATCTTGCCTACCGTGCCATCGGAATCCTTTGCCCGGATAATGATTTTACCGAAACTGATCGTTGCGGCATCACTTG encodes:
- a CDS encoding MBL fold metallo-hydrolase, with product MTIYNIGNRVVNNYLFAIDEGYILIDTGYENGFSRFQRNLKKLNIQPSEIKFIFLTHAHDDHAGFLNKVLAITNAKVILHPKAIERLKSGQNSFEGGCSSMLAYIFCKLFALFGKSEHKFPPIKDEYLNRLITTDSQEFRNLNLPIQAIETPGHTADHISLLKDGILFCGDAAMNGFPSINRNIIWIENLQDYRKSWEKMIAFNPAKIYPSHGKPFDVNDLKRFIKSIDKIKLRPL
- a CDS encoding glycoside hydrolase family 43 protein; this encodes MKKKILLAATLVTVSSMLMSCGDDDSVSKDFDEDDPILDIPGDSLGQENPKDSLDPVLPKDTVDSVLPKDTVNPVQPKDSLSQELPKDSLGNDEIKDEVAVAKFDIALSIEDIIVDWYGGGGEKDPDNNSFTYKQYANNYWDIHDLNTDVYTKVEINFAKAVAYDNIDVIATYSDEAKTTERIPSGATSLVLSFEPSKTLVSLALAVSPNTPSDAATISFGKIIIRAKDSDGTVGKMPVKSPKLGLDNANPILDFQYCADPTAIEYKGRLYVYGTNDHQQYEEGVSNTYEKIKTLVMMSTDDMVNWTYHGLIPVGEVAPWIMASWAPSIISKEQADGSTLFSLYFSNSGFGTGVIQAKSPVGPWTSPLSKSLIDGDNPVVKGSGSIFDPGAVIDDNGDGWISFGNGQGWIAKLNPDLHSLDGDPVKLPSPFHFEANELNYINGKYVYTFNNDWNDHTPWEWDGEAPTACSMNYFTSTEPLNPDSWTYGGNYFKNMGENGMTYGNNHTHLHKYQDKWYIFYQAAILEASIGSHGGFRSILVDEIEVDEANVVIKEAKPTYKGVKAIKNLDPYSVQQASTAAATLGIRYVPTEEPGHMVASVGTPSKDGPAPTEGVIEVRNVNFSSAKTLKALVKGKGSVTLRLDKRDGANVASINSAGSDWQEQEAKCGNISSGVHTVYLIIKGDVLFDTWQFVN